The Planctomycetota bacterium DNA window CGTTAGCGGGGTTTAGCCCCGCCATTTTATGGCGGGGTGACCGGCCGCCGCCTTCCCTTTCCTTTTCTTTTCCCTCTCCGCCCCGCTGAAAGCGGGGCGGAGAGGAAAAAGAAAAAACATCAGGCTGTCTTGGCGCGCTTGCGAACCGGGGCTAAAAGCCCCGGTCTACTCGCCGCTCACGCGGCGCCAAGGCGGCTGAAGCCGCCTCCTAACTACCCTGCGCCAACACCATGCCAGAAAAAATAGTCACACCGCGCACCTTTCTGACCTTCGGTCTTTTCCAGCCGCCTATTGGGCCAGGCGGAACCGGTCGGCCTTCTCCAGGTCGGCGGAGCCTTCGGCGACCCACTCGGCGTCGGCGAGTTCGCCCCACCGGCGGGCGTACTCGTCGAGGCCGTCGGCCGCCTGGCTCAGGAGCGCGTCGCCCCCTTCGTACGTCGGCCGCGCGCCCGATTCCCGCACCACCTCGCGCAGCACGTGCGGGTGGTCGATGATCATGCACGGTTTCAGATAGTTGTCCGAATACGGCTGGCGGG harbors:
- a CDS encoding SPASM domain-containing protein, with the translated sequence DFWNDGALVGGCMAGGRYYVHINVHGDVEPCVFAQFAVDNIRAKSLHEVLDSPFFRRIRARQPYSDNYLKPCMIIDHPHVLREVVRESGARPTYEGGDALLSQAADGLDEYARRWGELADAEWVAEGSADLEKADRFRLAQ